Proteins from a genomic interval of Nocardioides jishulii:
- a CDS encoding transposase, whose protein sequence is MAAPRKYPDELRERATRMAVELRADPATKQGAIAQVSEQFGMHPETLRNWVRQAEIDGGVRPGITSAEAQRIAQLEQENRELRRANHILKTASAFFAAELDRPTSR, encoded by the coding sequence ATGGCAGCACCGAGGAAGTACCCCGACGAGTTGCGTGAGCGTGCCACCCGGATGGCGGTGGAGCTGCGGGCAGACCCCGCGACGAAGCAGGGCGCGATCGCCCAGGTGTCCGAGCAGTTCGGCATGCACCCCGAGACGTTGCGCAACTGGGTGCGGCAGGCCGAGATCGACGGCGGTGTCCGGCCGGGCATCACCTCTGCTGAGGCGCAGCGGATCGCCCAGCTGGAGCAGGAGAACCGCGAGCTGCGCCGTGCGAACCACATTCTGAAGACGGCTTCGGCTTTCTTCGCGGCGGAGCTCGACCGCCCCACCAGCAGGTAG
- a CDS encoding IS110 family transposase: MTVTPPEPVASRQIIIGVDTHKYAHVAVAIDHLGARLAAQHVAANREGYAQLEAWAAALAGNGRVIAYGVEGTGRYGVGLASFLRRTGRRVIEVNRGDRRSRRSNGKSDTLDAEAAARAVLGGQATAVPKSADGTAEMIRQIKIARDTARKAKTSAIITLKALIVTAPADLREHLAGTSDKVLIDRCASLRPGAVNSPTASAKHALRTLAKRYQALEAEIREHDTILDDLTRSHAPTLREGLGIGADTAAEMLIVFGDNPDRVHSEAVFAKLCGTSPVPASSGMTNRHRLSRAGHREANAALYRAVIVRMRFHEPTIKYVARRTAEGLSKRDIIRCLKRYLAREVYQAVMTDHRARQAVPTSASQGTLDL; encoded by the coding sequence ATGACCGTCACACCCCCCGAGCCGGTAGCCAGCCGTCAGATCATCATCGGCGTCGACACCCACAAGTACGCCCACGTCGCCGTCGCGATCGACCACCTCGGCGCCCGGCTCGCAGCACAACACGTCGCCGCCAACCGCGAAGGCTACGCGCAACTCGAAGCCTGGGCAGCCGCGTTGGCCGGCAACGGTCGAGTCATCGCCTACGGCGTCGAAGGCACCGGTCGCTACGGCGTCGGCCTGGCCAGCTTCCTGCGTCGCACCGGCCGCCGCGTCATCGAGGTCAACCGCGGCGATCGCCGCAGCCGCCGCAGTAATGGCAAGAGCGACACCCTGGACGCCGAGGCCGCTGCCCGGGCAGTCCTGGGCGGGCAAGCCACGGCTGTCCCGAAGTCGGCCGACGGCACCGCAGAGATGATCCGGCAGATCAAGATCGCTCGCGACACCGCGCGCAAGGCGAAGACAAGCGCGATCATCACGCTCAAGGCGCTCATCGTCACCGCCCCGGCCGACCTACGTGAGCACCTCGCCGGCACTTCCGACAAGGTCCTCATCGATCGATGCGCGTCGCTGCGTCCAGGCGCGGTGAACTCGCCGACCGCCAGCGCCAAGCACGCGTTGCGGACACTTGCGAAGCGCTACCAGGCGCTGGAAGCCGAGATCCGCGAGCACGACACGATCCTCGACGACCTCACCCGGTCCCACGCGCCCACTCTGCGCGAAGGCCTCGGCATCGGCGCCGACACTGCAGCCGAGATGCTCATCGTCTTCGGCGACAACCCCGATCGAGTCCACTCCGAAGCCGTCTTCGCCAAGCTCTGCGGGACCAGCCCGGTACCAGCCTCCTCGGGCATGACGAACCGGCACCGGCTCTCACGAGCTGGCCACCGCGAAGCCAACGCAGCCCTCTACCGGGCCGTCATCGTGAGGATGAGATTCCATGAGCCGACCATCAAGTACGTCGCCCGTCGGACCGCCGAGGGACTGTCAAAACGCGACATCATCCGCTGCCTGAAGCGCTACCTCGCCCGCGAGGTCTACCAGGCCGTCATGACCGATCACCGCGCCCGGCAAGCCGTACCGACCTCAGCCAGCCAGGGAACTCTTGACCTATAG
- a CDS encoding IS3 family transposase, which produces MKAAKTRPPSFRAVADAGLLDVIRQVHADNYGVYGVRKMHTELNPRGHRIAMCIVHRLMRGDGLRGIRGLLHELVTDAPIGQEFPGWLRSVRLAGRGDRS; this is translated from the coding sequence GTGAAGGCCGCCAAGACCAGGCCGCCTTCATTCCGGGCGGTCGCCGACGCGGGTCTCCTGGACGTGATCCGGCAGGTGCACGCCGACAACTACGGCGTCTACGGGGTCCGGAAGATGCACACCGAACTGAACCCGCGCGGCCACCGGATCGCCATGTGCATCGTGCACCGACTGATGCGCGGTGACGGGTTACGTGGGATCAGGGGGCTGCTGCACGAACTGGTCACAGACGCCCCTATAGGTCAAGAGTTCCCTGGCTGGCTGAGGTCGGTACGGCTTGCCGGGCGCGGTGATCGGTCATGA
- a CDS encoding lipopolysaccharide assembly protein LapA domain-containing protein, whose protein sequence is MTTNSSSPTPDAEPVETNASQADPSATSHAPLTRAGAAWVATSVALLLLICLIVFILENSSKVEVQFLGMSGTIPLGMALLIAAVGGGVVVAIAGVARVTQLRRNARHTRHSPSSP, encoded by the coding sequence ATGACCACGAACTCGTCCTCGCCGACACCTGACGCAGAACCCGTCGAGACGAATGCCTCTCAGGCTGACCCCTCCGCCACTTCCCACGCCCCGCTCACGCGGGCCGGCGCCGCATGGGTAGCCACTAGCGTCGCGCTCCTGCTGCTGATCTGCCTCATCGTCTTCATCTTGGAGAACTCGTCGAAGGTCGAAGTCCAATTTCTTGGAATGTCTGGAACGATCCCTCTCGGAATGGCTCTGCTGATCGCCGCCGTGGGAGGCGGTGTTGTGGTAGCGATCGCCGGCGTCGCCCGGGTCACGCAACTGCGCAGGAACGCCCGCCACACCAGGCACAGTCCATCCAGCCCTTGA
- a CDS encoding PGPGW domain-containing protein, with protein sequence MSVKSTGSHILLQGAGWVLVIVGLAALVLPGPGLLALFAGMAILATQYEWADRRLAPVRKAALRTAADSVKSWLRILLSVIGVLLLVGLGVYWGIGVAAPSWWPVADKWWLMGGWGAGATLFGSGVIALALLVYSYLHFRDFGDEWSPAREGGEERPG encoded by the coding sequence GTGAGTGTCAAGAGCACCGGAAGTCACATCCTGCTACAAGGCGCCGGCTGGGTTCTCGTCATCGTCGGTCTTGCGGCCCTGGTGTTACCTGGACCAGGTCTGCTCGCCCTATTCGCCGGGATGGCCATCTTGGCCACCCAGTACGAATGGGCCGACCGGCGCCTTGCGCCGGTCAGGAAGGCCGCCTTGCGTACGGCGGCCGACAGCGTCAAGAGCTGGCTTCGGATCCTGCTGTCGGTGATCGGCGTCCTTCTGTTGGTCGGCCTAGGCGTCTACTGGGGCATCGGCGTCGCGGCACCCTCGTGGTGGCCTGTGGCCGACAAGTGGTGGTTGATGGGCGGCTGGGGGGCCGGTGCCACCCTGTTTGGGTCCGGCGTCATTGCCCTCGCCCTGCTGGTCTACAGCTACTTGCACTTCCGAGATTTCGGGGACGAGTGGAGTCCGGCACGTGAGGGAGGAGAGGAGCGACCGGGGTGA
- a CDS encoding acetate/propionate family kinase → MRVLVVNAGSSSLKLSVREGDDEVAATTIERWEGEGHVAPIRDFIEQTPTLDAIGHRVVHGGPRFIEPVLVDDDVLDYLDLITNLAPLHNPRATAAIRETRKLLPDTPAVACFDTTFHGTFHATLPAAASTYALPRQWNERWQLRRYGFHGLSHAYAVRRAAALGGRDPAELRIVSCHLGAGASLAAVRHGRSVDTTMGFTPLAGLVMVTRSGSVDPGMVLCLLQNGDLTPEQLRDVLEHQSGMKGLSGTSGDLRDVLAARQAGNRDAALAYDVFTHHLRREIGATSASAQGLDLLVVTGGIGEHSAEVRRDMAAGLGYLGIDIDQATNDSAQGDTDLSTPTSTVLTVMVKSSEEAEIARQTARLATS, encoded by the coding sequence GTGCGGGTCCTGGTCGTCAACGCCGGTTCCAGCAGCCTCAAGCTCTCCGTGCGCGAAGGGGACGACGAGGTCGCGGCCACCACCATCGAGCGTTGGGAGGGAGAAGGGCACGTCGCACCGATCCGGGACTTCATCGAGCAGACCCCCACCCTCGACGCGATCGGTCACCGCGTCGTCCACGGCGGGCCACGCTTCATCGAACCCGTGCTCGTCGACGACGACGTGCTGGACTATCTCGACTTGATCACCAACCTGGCGCCCCTGCACAACCCGCGCGCCACCGCGGCGATCCGTGAGACCCGGAAGCTGTTGCCCGACACACCCGCCGTCGCCTGCTTTGACACCACGTTCCACGGCACGTTCCACGCCACGCTCCCCGCCGCGGCGAGCACCTACGCCCTGCCCCGGCAGTGGAACGAACGGTGGCAACTGCGGCGCTACGGATTCCATGGCCTCAGCCACGCCTACGCCGTACGCCGCGCCGCAGCCTTGGGCGGACGAGACCCCGCCGAGCTGCGCATCGTCTCCTGCCACCTCGGCGCGGGCGCCTCCCTGGCAGCCGTCCGCCACGGACGGTCCGTCGACACCACCATGGGCTTCACCCCGCTGGCAGGGTTAGTGATGGTCACCCGCTCCGGGTCGGTGGATCCGGGCATGGTGCTGTGTCTCCTCCAGAATGGCGACCTCACACCCGAACAACTGCGTGACGTCCTCGAGCACCAGTCGGGGATGAAGGGACTCTCCGGAACAAGCGGAGATCTCCGCGACGTCCTGGCTGCGCGTCAGGCCGGCAACCGCGACGCGGCCTTGGCCTACGACGTCTTCACCCACCACCTGCGGCGGGAGATCGGCGCCACGTCTGCCAGCGCCCAAGGCCTGGACCTGTTGGTGGTCACCGGCGGCATCGGAGAGCACTCCGCCGAGGTACGCCGGGACATGGCGGCCGGACTGGGCTACCTCGGCATCGACATCGACCAGGCCACGAACGACTCCGCACAAGGCGACACCGACCTCAGCACGCCGACGTCGACCGTGCTCACGGTGATGGTGAAATCCTCCGAGGAAGCCGAGATCGCCAGGCAGACCGCCCGACTGGCAACCAGCTGA
- a CDS encoding phosphoketolase — MSRRKVTNSTVSGQPLSPAELRRVDAWWRAANYLSVGQIYLMDNPLLREALQPEHVKPRLLGHWGTTPGLNFMYAHLNRAITARDLDMMYVIGPGHGGPGVVASGWLEGTCSEVYPDIGRDLAGMRRLFQQFSFPGGIPSHVAPETPGSIHEGGELGYSLSHAYGAAFDNPGLVVAAVVGDGEAETGPLAASWHSNKFVDPRRDGAVLPILHLNGYKIANPTLLARIPTDELTSLMRGYGHAPYLVEGSDPEEMHQAFAATLDHCLDAIGDIQHEARTARRQPVARRPWPMIVLRSPKGWTGPAEVDGHQVEGSWRSHQVPFARAREDDSHRAVLEQWMRSYRPEELFTEDGAPVPEIADLHPAGERRMSANQHANGGLLLHDLQMPDFRDYAVEVETPGTGAVEATKVLGGFLRDVMAANMDRFRLFSPDENNSNRLQDVLEVTSRTWNAELLPDDDSLAVDGRVMEILSEHTCQGWLEGYLLTGRHGLFSCYEAFIHLVDSMFNQHAKWLKVSNDIVWRRPIASLNYLLTSHVWRQDHNGFSHQDPGFVDHVVNKKSDVIRVYFPPDANTLLSVADHCLRSRQYVNVIVAGKQPTLQYLTMDEAIVHCTKGIGIWDWAGTHPTEEPDVVLGCAGEVPTMEALAAVELLRGFFPDLAIRFVNVVDLMRLQDEREHPHGLSDNAFDSLFTKDKPVIFAYHGYPTLIHRLTYRRHNHQNLHVRGYKEEGTTTTPFDMTVLNQVDRFNLAIDVIDRVPSLQIVGAPVREILRDKLIEHRIYIRTHGEDLPEIQDWQWGMGAGPQAATPDPAQNAPEG; from the coding sequence ATGAGCCGACGCAAAGTCACGAACAGCACCGTCAGCGGGCAACCTCTCAGCCCGGCCGAGCTTCGACGGGTCGACGCCTGGTGGCGGGCGGCGAACTACCTGTCGGTGGGCCAGATCTACCTGATGGACAACCCGCTTCTGCGTGAGGCCCTGCAGCCGGAGCACGTCAAGCCGCGGCTGCTCGGCCACTGGGGCACGACCCCTGGGCTGAACTTCATGTACGCGCACCTCAACCGCGCGATCACGGCTCGCGACCTCGACATGATGTACGTCATCGGGCCGGGCCACGGGGGTCCCGGCGTGGTTGCTTCGGGGTGGCTGGAGGGGACCTGCAGCGAGGTTTATCCGGACATCGGTCGGGATCTGGCAGGGATGCGTCGACTCTTCCAGCAGTTCTCCTTCCCTGGCGGGATCCCGAGCCACGTGGCCCCGGAGACACCGGGCTCCATCCACGAGGGGGGAGAGCTGGGGTACTCGCTGTCCCACGCCTACGGCGCCGCGTTCGACAACCCCGGGCTCGTGGTCGCGGCGGTGGTGGGGGACGGGGAGGCCGAGACCGGGCCGTTGGCTGCCAGCTGGCACTCCAACAAGTTCGTGGACCCTCGTCGCGACGGCGCAGTCCTCCCGATCCTGCACCTGAACGGATACAAGATCGCCAACCCCACCCTCCTGGCCCGCATCCCCACGGACGAGCTCACCTCACTGATGCGCGGGTACGGACACGCGCCGTACCTGGTTGAGGGATCCGATCCCGAGGAGATGCACCAGGCCTTCGCGGCCACTCTGGATCACTGCCTGGACGCGATCGGCGACATCCAGCACGAGGCACGCACCGCCCGGCGTCAGCCGGTCGCCCGGCGACCGTGGCCGATGATCGTGCTGCGCTCTCCCAAGGGTTGGACCGGGCCCGCAGAGGTCGACGGGCACCAGGTCGAAGGCTCCTGGCGCTCCCACCAGGTGCCGTTCGCCCGAGCCCGCGAGGACGACTCGCACCGTGCGGTCCTCGAGCAGTGGATGCGCAGCTACCGACCAGAGGAGCTGTTCACCGAGGACGGCGCCCCGGTCCCCGAGATCGCCGACCTGCATCCTGCTGGGGAGCGGCGGATGAGCGCCAACCAGCACGCGAACGGCGGACTCCTGCTGCACGACCTGCAGATGCCCGACTTCCGCGACTACGCGGTCGAGGTGGAGACCCCGGGGACCGGCGCGGTCGAGGCGACGAAGGTGCTGGGCGGGTTCCTGCGCGACGTGATGGCCGCCAACATGGATCGCTTCCGCCTGTTCTCACCGGACGAGAACAACTCCAACCGGCTCCAGGACGTGCTCGAGGTGACCTCTCGCACCTGGAACGCCGAGCTCCTGCCGGACGACGACAGCCTGGCCGTCGACGGCAGGGTGATGGAGATCCTCTCCGAGCACACCTGCCAAGGCTGGCTCGAGGGATACCTGTTGACCGGCAGGCACGGGCTCTTCTCCTGCTACGAGGCCTTCATCCACCTCGTGGACTCGATGTTCAACCAGCACGCGAAGTGGCTGAAGGTCAGCAACGACATCGTGTGGCGCAGACCGATCGCGTCCCTGAACTACCTGCTCACCTCGCACGTGTGGCGCCAGGACCACAACGGTTTCTCCCACCAGGACCCCGGCTTCGTCGACCACGTGGTCAACAAGAAGTCCGACGTGATCCGCGTCTACTTCCCGCCGGACGCCAACACGCTGCTCTCGGTGGCTGACCACTGCCTGCGCAGCCGCCAGTACGTCAACGTGATCGTCGCCGGCAAGCAGCCGACCCTGCAGTACCTCACGATGGACGAGGCGATCGTGCACTGCACCAAGGGCATCGGCATCTGGGACTGGGCCGGCACCCACCCCACCGAGGAACCCGACGTGGTGCTCGGCTGCGCGGGCGAGGTGCCGACGATGGAGGCGTTGGCCGCCGTCGAGCTGCTGCGCGGCTTCTTCCCCGACCTGGCCATCAGGTTCGTCAACGTGGTCGACCTGATGCGTCTCCAGGATGAGCGCGAGCACCCCCACGGCCTCTCCGACAACGCCTTCGACTCCCTGTTCACCAAGGACAAGCCGGTGATCTTCGCCTATCACGGCTATCCCACGCTCATCCACCGCCTGACCTACCGACGGCACAACCACCAGAACCTGCACGTGCGCGGCTACAAGGAGGAAGGCACCACGACCACGCCGTTCGACATGACCGTGCTCAACCAGGTCGACCGCTTCAACCTGGCGATCGACGTGATCGACCGGGTGCCCAGCCTCCAGATAGTGGGGGCACCGGTCCGCGAGATCCTGCGGGACAAGCTGATCGAGCACAGGATCTACATCCGCACCCATGGTGAGGATCTCCCCGAGATCCAGGACTGGCAGTGGGGGATGGGGGCCGGACCTCAGGCGGCGACGCCGGATCCCGCCCAGAACGCCCCGGAGGGCTGA
- a CDS encoding cation-translocating P-type ATPase has product MLRDPSLLGGDVVGRELDVDPTTGLSEEEAARRLAADGPNELRGKKPVPTWRKVLAQFQDPLIYLLLAAVTISLIAWVIDGAPGTPIDAFVIAAIIVLNAVLGYTQESRAEDAVAALGTMTAAASTVLRDGTLRTVPSAELVRGDVLVLDEGAAVGADARLLTANSLRIQEASLTGESEAVTKDPTTLSHPAPLGDRLNMVFKGTAVAQGTGRAIVTGVGMDSEVGAIADLLDATVEEPTPLQDEVASISRVLGAGVVVIAIVVMLTIILVDGVTEPSDLVIVLLLGVSLAVAAVPEGLPTILSVVLAIGVQRMAKRNAVVKKLSSVEALGSASVICTDKTGTLTRNEMTIQRIVTASGTAEVSGVGYRPEGEVRSDATPLHDTHLHEARLLLGAGSLANDAQLTERAGAWEIVGDPTEAAFLVAARKLEGTTEWMGRFQRRAEIPFTSERKMMSTLHQQASNGAHVLLSKGAPDVLLASCTRQQVGRDTEPLTDATRAARLAEIEILSTDAYRTLGVAYRAVTDESAQGSDGAVEMDQSWEEDLVYVGVVGIIDPARTEVAAAIGEAHRAGIRVIMITGDHPSTASRIAEDLGIIEAGDRAVTGVELDTLDDEELLVLTREVSVYARVAPQHKLRLVDSLQSDGQIVSMTGDGVNDAPALKSADIGVAMGITGTEVTKEAARMILADDNFATIVAAVRQGRVIFENIKKFLRYLLSSNVGEVLTVFLGVVLAGVIGLNEASDGATVVLPLLATQILWINLITDSTPALAMGIDPEIDDVMARTPRKVTDRAIDARMWRGIVTLGLVMAGATLFAIDLFLPGGLVEGHDTLDVARTAGFTTLVLAQLFNSLNARSETTTAFHGLFANKWLWGAIALGVVLQVAVVEVPFLQVAFGTASLDLAHWAACVALGSVVLWYDELRKMLLRLKDRP; this is encoded by the coding sequence GTGCTTCGCGACCCGTCGCTGCTGGGCGGCGACGTCGTCGGCCGAGAGCTGGACGTGGACCCCACCACCGGACTCTCCGAGGAGGAGGCGGCCCGCCGACTGGCCGCCGACGGCCCCAACGAGCTCCGTGGCAAGAAGCCGGTGCCGACCTGGCGGAAGGTCCTCGCGCAGTTCCAGGATCCCCTGATCTACCTGCTGCTCGCGGCCGTGACGATCTCGCTCATCGCCTGGGTCATCGACGGCGCCCCGGGCACCCCCATCGACGCCTTTGTCATCGCCGCCATCATCGTGCTCAACGCCGTGCTCGGCTACACCCAGGAGTCACGGGCCGAGGACGCCGTGGCGGCTCTCGGCACCATGACAGCCGCGGCGTCCACGGTCCTGCGCGACGGGACGCTGCGGACGGTTCCCTCAGCGGAGCTGGTCCGAGGGGACGTGCTGGTGCTCGACGAAGGCGCCGCGGTCGGAGCAGACGCACGCCTGCTGACCGCTAACTCGCTCCGGATCCAGGAGGCGTCCCTGACCGGGGAGAGCGAGGCAGTCACCAAGGACCCCACCACGCTGAGTCACCCGGCGCCTCTCGGCGACCGGCTGAACATGGTGTTCAAGGGCACCGCCGTCGCCCAGGGCACCGGACGCGCGATCGTCACCGGCGTCGGGATGGACAGCGAGGTCGGCGCCATCGCCGATCTGCTCGACGCCACCGTCGAGGAACCCACCCCCCTGCAGGACGAGGTGGCGAGCATCAGCCGGGTCCTCGGGGCAGGGGTCGTCGTCATCGCGATCGTCGTGATGCTCACGATCATCCTGGTGGACGGGGTCACCGAGCCGAGTGACCTGGTGATCGTGCTGCTGCTGGGGGTCTCGCTCGCTGTCGCCGCGGTGCCCGAGGGCCTCCCGACCATCCTGTCCGTGGTGCTCGCCATCGGCGTGCAGCGGATGGCCAAGCGCAACGCCGTGGTGAAGAAGCTCAGCTCGGTGGAGGCGCTCGGGTCGGCCTCGGTCATCTGCACCGACAAGACCGGCACCCTCACCCGCAACGAGATGACGATCCAGCGGATCGTCACTGCGTCCGGCACCGCCGAGGTCAGTGGTGTCGGGTACCGCCCCGAGGGAGAGGTACGCAGTGACGCAACGCCGCTCCACGACACTCACCTGCACGAGGCGCGGCTCTTGCTCGGGGCTGGCTCGCTCGCCAACGACGCACAGCTGACAGAGCGTGCCGGTGCGTGGGAGATCGTCGGCGATCCGACCGAGGCGGCGTTCCTGGTCGCGGCACGCAAGCTCGAGGGCACCACCGAGTGGATGGGCCGATTCCAGCGACGGGCAGAGATCCCGTTCACGTCCGAGCGCAAGATGATGTCGACCCTGCACCAGCAGGCCAGCAACGGCGCCCACGTCCTGCTCAGCAAGGGCGCGCCCGACGTCCTCCTGGCCAGCTGCACCCGGCAGCAGGTGGGCCGCGACACCGAACCCCTCACCGACGCGACCCGGGCTGCGCGTCTCGCCGAGATCGAAATCCTCTCCACCGACGCCTACCGGACCCTCGGCGTCGCCTACCGCGCCGTGACCGACGAATCCGCCCAAGGGTCCGACGGTGCTGTCGAGATGGACCAGTCCTGGGAGGAGGACCTGGTCTACGTGGGGGTCGTCGGCATCATCGACCCCGCGCGCACCGAGGTGGCCGCGGCCATTGGCGAGGCACACCGCGCCGGCATCCGCGTCATCATGATCACCGGGGACCACCCGAGCACCGCAAGCCGCATCGCGGAGGACCTCGGCATCATCGAGGCCGGAGACCGCGCAGTGACCGGGGTGGAGCTGGACACCCTCGACGACGAGGAGCTGCTCGTCCTCACGCGCGAGGTCTCCGTGTATGCCCGGGTGGCCCCCCAGCACAAGCTCAGGCTCGTCGACTCGCTGCAGTCCGACGGCCAGATCGTGTCCATGACCGGCGACGGCGTCAACGACGCCCCCGCCCTGAAGTCGGCAGACATCGGCGTGGCGATGGGCATCACCGGGACGGAGGTGACCAAGGAGGCGGCGCGGATGATCCTGGCCGACGACAACTTCGCCACGATCGTCGCCGCCGTGCGTCAGGGCCGCGTCATCTTCGAGAACATCAAGAAGTTCCTGCGGTACCTGCTGTCGTCCAACGTGGGCGAGGTCCTCACCGTCTTCCTCGGCGTCGTCCTGGCCGGCGTCATTGGGCTCAACGAGGCCAGCGACGGGGCCACCGTCGTGCTGCCGCTGCTCGCCACCCAGATCCTGTGGATCAACCTGATCACCGACTCGACACCCGCGCTGGCCATGGGGATCGACCCCGAGATCGACGATGTGATGGCACGGACACCGCGCAAGGTGACGGACCGGGCGATCGACGCCCGGATGTGGAGAGGCATCGTGACCCTCGGCCTGGTCATGGCCGGGGCCACCCTCTTCGCCATCGACCTGTTCCTGCCCGGCGGCCTCGTCGAGGGCCACGACACACTCGACGTCGCCCGCACCGCCGGGTTCACCACGCTCGTGCTCGCACAACTTTTCAACTCCCTCAACGCCCGGTCGGAGACGACGACCGCCTTCCACGGCCTCTTCGCCAACAAGTGGCTGTGGGGCGCGATCGCTCTCGGAGTGGTGCTCCAGGTCGCCGTCGTCGAGGTTCCGTTCCTCCAGGTCGCATTCGGCACCGCGTCCCTGGACCTGGCTCACTGGGCCGCGTGTGTCGCCCTCGGCTCGGTCGTGCTCTGGTACGACGAGCTCCGCAAGATGCTCCTCCGACTGAAGGATCGCCCCTGA
- a CDS encoding DUF6544 family protein — MDGHGRHARPWVFTLGDQTVSAELTFNTSGDLVDFVSEDRSRASEDGKSFAPQTWSTPLSGYRDADGHRLLTTGEGRWQDPRAGSPTSSSSSTRSPTTCLACRSNTRQECWACG; from the coding sequence GTGGACGGCCATGGACGCCACGCACGTCCGTGGGTCTTCACCCTCGGCGACCAGACGGTCTCGGCCGAGCTCACGTTCAACACCTCCGGCGACCTGGTCGACTTCGTCTCCGAGGACCGGTCCCGCGCCTCGGAGGATGGGAAGTCGTTCGCCCCGCAGACTTGGTCAACCCCGCTGTCGGGATACCGCGACGCGGACGGGCACCGACTGCTCACGACGGGCGAGGGACGGTGGCAGGACCCACGGGCTGGTTCACCTACATCGAGCTCGAGTTCGACGAGATCGCCTACAACGTGCCTAGCGTGTAGGAGCAACACCCGACAGGAGTGCTGGGCATGCGGTTGA
- a CDS encoding alpha/beta fold hydrolase, whose translation MNSRSAAGVLLVGVAGAITGWLVPRGPVTTVEAVTVLLVMVAVGLVAGWSTRARWILLAAPMSYGLVFELVRVRIDGPTVDGISLDGLYGVIALVGGRGVDAVLMLLPLVVGCGWGLVLARRVEPSPGAPPPGGRLVRRGVLALATVAVVLLFAGLLRPASTERIVGADGDEVPGSIAELVEVPIGGHDQAIMLRGVSTESPVLLFLEGGPGGTGIGRIRNSGEDLEQEFVVATWDQRGTGKSYDSLEPTSTLTLDQMVQDTLDVTRYLRDRFEEQKIYLVGSSWGTLIGTLAVQDSPELFHAYVGTGQMVDPFETDQLMYTESLQDAEAKGDDDAADTLRDLGPPPYDDTLDYPVAIASNPKWIDFEHGEDYDPDSEYPTSLFVAEYTLVEQLRGMAAIAETFHVLYPQLSDTNFRADVPRLDVPIYLVEGAHEAAGRETVAREWFDALSAPSKEYVVFERSGHTPPYDEPGRFADLMSQVLATTGAGAGAP comes from the coding sequence GTGAACAGCCGTAGCGCGGCAGGAGTGCTGCTCGTCGGCGTCGCCGGCGCGATCACGGGATGGCTCGTGCCCCGCGGACCCGTGACCACCGTCGAGGCGGTCACGGTCCTGCTGGTCATGGTGGCGGTGGGCCTGGTTGCCGGGTGGTCGACCCGCGCCCGATGGATCCTGCTAGCCGCACCTATGTCCTACGGGCTCGTCTTCGAACTGGTCCGGGTGCGGATCGACGGACCCACGGTGGACGGCATCTCCCTCGACGGCCTGTACGGCGTCATCGCGCTGGTCGGCGGCCGCGGGGTCGATGCCGTGCTGATGCTGCTGCCGCTGGTGGTCGGCTGCGGCTGGGGCCTGGTCCTGGCGCGACGGGTCGAGCCCTCCCCCGGTGCGCCCCCGCCTGGCGGGCGGCTGGTACGCCGTGGCGTCCTGGCGCTCGCCACCGTCGCGGTGGTTCTGCTGTTCGCCGGTCTGCTCCGACCTGCGTCGACCGAGCGCATCGTCGGTGCCGACGGCGACGAGGTGCCCGGCAGCATCGCCGAGCTGGTCGAGGTGCCGATCGGGGGCCACGACCAGGCGATCATGCTCCGCGGCGTCTCGACCGAGTCACCGGTCCTGCTGTTCCTCGAGGGCGGCCCGGGCGGGACCGGGATCGGCCGGATCCGCAACTCCGGGGAGGACCTGGAGCAGGAGTTCGTCGTCGCCACCTGGGACCAGCGCGGCACCGGCAAGTCCTACGACTCCCTGGAGCCCACCTCGACCCTGACCCTCGACCAGATGGTCCAGGACACCCTCGACGTCACTCGCTACCTGCGCGACCGGTTCGAGGAGCAGAAGATCTACCTCGTCGGCAGCTCCTGGGGCACCCTCATCGGGACGCTGGCGGTCCAGGACTCCCCCGAGCTCTTCCACGCCTACGTCGGCACCGGGCAGATGGTCGACCCGTTCGAGACCGACCAGCTGATGTACACCGAGAGCCTCCAGGACGCGGAAGCAAAGGGCGACGACGACGCAGCCGACACCCTGCGCGACCTCGGCCCCCCGCCCTACGACGACACCTTGGACTACCCGGTCGCCATCGCGTCCAATCCCAAGTGGATCGACTTCGAGCACGGTGAGGACTACGACCCCGATTCGGAGTACCCGACCAGCCTGTTCGTCGCCGAGTACACGCTCGTGGAGCAGCTGCGCGGGATGGCCGCCATCGCCGAGACGTTCCACGTCCTGTACCCGCAGTTGAGCGACACCAACTTCCGCGCCGACGTGCCACGTCTCGACGTCCCGATCTACCTGGTGGAAGGCGCCCACGAGGCGGCAGGACGCGAGACCGTGGCCCGGGAGTGGTTCGACGCCCTGTCCGCTCCGAGCAAGGAGTACGTGGTCTTCGAACGGTCGGGACACACCCCGCCGTACGACGAGCCGGGCCGGTTCGCCGACCTGATGTCCCAGGTCCTGGCCACGACCGGGGCCGGGGCCGGTGCACCGTGA